In Xiphophorus hellerii strain 12219 chromosome 13, Xiphophorus_hellerii-4.1, whole genome shotgun sequence, the following proteins share a genomic window:
- the stmnd1 gene encoding uncharacterized protein stmnd1 yields MGCSSSTGVVVHPLAEASRDEDEAGSKSSGRGDSARSKGTTDSGVMMENRDHLVLPGGLPNKIPPLPSESPMECVAPNDAESDLLQDDVTAQGRPKSMEILEELWSQGIIPVGQIQEKDSGAAYCIMDESRRVTRRLPARLESLKAKKVQSHSREEFDEKMRLAEERRKMKQEEMKNRLRTNTSQGRRPAPVSSAEEETDSTLSPVESLHLPAASAASPASALHGQAPRKGALGGEWVKGAEGDSRESPEEKHEGEKTRQGREEMGEEGDHLERGGMEEEELTPVEELRPGELLDSLEELESDSSFQRAEDKDEMF; encoded by the exons ATGGGATGTTCAAGCTCCACGGGCGTCGTGGTTCACCCGCTGGCGGAGGCGAGCCGGGACGAG GATGAAGCAGGATCTAAATCCAGCGGACGTGGCGACTCAGCCAGGTCAAAGGGCACAACGGACAGCGGGGTCATGATGGAAAACAGAGACCATCTGGTGTTACCTGGAGGATTACCAAATAAAATCCCTCCTCTACCGTCAGAGAGCCCCATGGAATGTGTTGCACCAAATG ATGCTGAGTCGGACTTGCTGCAGGATGACGTCACAGCACAGGGGCGTCCCAAATCCATGGAGATACTGGAAGAGCTGTGGAGTCAGGGCATCATCCCAGTGGGACAAATACAGGAGAAAGACAGTGGAGCTGCCTACTGCATCATG GACGAATCCAGACGCGTCACTAGAAGACTTCCTGCCAGGTTGGAGTCACTGAAGGCCAAAAAGGTTCAAAGCCACAGCAGAGAAGAGTTTGATGAAAAAATGAGGCTGGCTGAGGAGAGACGCAAG ATGAAGcaagaagaaatgaagaacCGTTTAAGGACAAACACGTCGCAAGGTCGACGACCGGCTCCCGTCTCCAGCGCCGAGGAGGAAACAGACTCGACCTTGAGTCCTGTGGAGTCGCTACATCTCCCAGCAGCCAGCGCGGCGTCTCCAGCTTCTGCGCTCCACGGCCAGGCCCCACGCAAAGGAGCCCTGGGAGGAGAGTGGGTCAAAGGGGCTGAAGGAGACAGCAGGGAGTCTCCGGAGGAAAAacatgagggggaaaaaacgaGGCAAGGAAGGGAGGAGATGGGAGAGGAAGGAGATCACCTGGAGAGAGGTGggatggaggaagaggagctgactCCGGTGGAGGAGCTGAGGCCGGGCGAGCTCCTCGATTCTTTAGAGGAACTGGAGAGTGACTCCAGCTTTCAACGTGCCGAGGACAAGGAcgaaatgttttag
- the LOC116730828 gene encoding piggyBac transposable element-derived protein 2-like: MDTSPFYGVPPIESDDSCLSDSDSDSDEDNRATPSDDSSADEDPDWTDDATARTSAATTRRTSAAASTKWQEVVWDSVQQQTSAKHYPVWQGTLPDADEIREPVQYFRDFFDAELLETISQQSNLYCAQENPNSALKLDPSELEQFIGTVMYISVVHLPRLRMYWSNDCRIRQVADVISRDRFDEITKFLHFNDNNNMAASNRDKLFKIRPIVDSLLQKFQAIPQDQMLFIGEQIVPFKGRSSLKQYMPKKPHRWGYKIYVLCDTKGLVHSFDIFTGKTAAEHGEPDIGPTGNIVLKLAQAIQRADHHLLYFDYSFSSLDLFAALANKGLPALGTVQQNQLQGCCFSTDSDMKKKGRGTFEEKKVVFDGAEMRAVKWFDSKGVVVASNFPGAHSVSRVKRWDKTLKHNVFVTCPSIISLYHKFLGGIYALNAQIASCRIQVRSKKYYHRFFFHFVDMVVVNSWLLYQRDCDSLDVPKKERKDLLAFRTSVAQALCMQFNEISSVKREPPSPDVERELQKKRFRGPSRALPTMEVRSDAVGHWPMTDSERQRCKFSKCKGQSVYKCSKCGIHLCLNKHKNCFIEFHK; the protein is encoded by the coding sequence ATGGACACATCACCTTTCTACGGCGTTCCGCCGATTGAAAGCGACGACAGCTGCCTCAGTGACAGCGACAGCGACAGCGACGAGGACAACAGAGCAACACCAAGTGACGACAGCAGCGCCGACGAAGACCCTGACTGGACTGACGACGCGACTGCGCGCACCAGCGCTGCTACGACGAGAAGGACGTCAGCCGCTGCTTCGACGAAATGGCAGGAGGTCGTGTGGGACTCGGTTCAACAGCAGACCTCTGCAAAACACTATCCTGTCTGGCAAGGCACCCTTCCAGATGCGGATGAAATCAGAGAACCCGTTCAGTACTTCCGAGACTTTTTCGACGCCGAACTTTTGGAAACGATTTCGCAGCAAAGTAATCTATATTGTGCACAAGAAAATCCCAACAGTGCCCTTAAATTGGATCCCAGTGAGCTGGAGCAGTTTATTGGCACCGTGATGTATATAAGTGTTGTACACTTGCCAAGGTTACGGATGTACTGGTCCAATGATTGTCGAATACGGCAGGTGGCCGATGTGATCTCCCGAGACCGATTTGACGAAATTACAAAATTCCTTCACTTCAACGATAACAACAACATGGCGGCGAGCAACAGAGACAAGCTCTTCAAAATCAGGCCAATTGTTGATTCCCTTCTGCAAAAATTTCAGGCTATCCCTCAAGACCAAATGCTGTTCATTGGTGAACAGATTGTCCCTTTCAAAGGGAGATCCTCTCTAAAGCAATACATGCCCAAGAAGCCTCATCGATGGGGATATAAAATCTACGTGCTTTGTGACACAAAAGGTCTGGTGCATTCGTTTGACATATTTACAGGCAAAACCGCTGCTGAACACGGAGAACCCGACATTGGGCCGACTGGAAACATCGTGCTGAAGCTCGCACAAGCCATCCAGCGTGCCGACCATCACCTGCTCTATTTTGACTACAGTTTCTCTTCCTTGGACTTGTTCGCTGCTCTTGCGAATAAGGGGCTTCCAGCGCTTGGGACGGTGCAGCAGAACCAACTGCAAGGGTGCTGTTTCAGCACCGACTCCGATATGAAGAAAAAGGGAAGAGGGACGTTTGAAGAGAAAAAGGTTGTCTTCGACGGTGCAGAAATGAGGGCAGTCAAATGGTTTGACAGTAAGGGGGTGGTCGTTGCCAGCAATTTCCCCGGTGCCCATTCTGTCTCTAGAGTGAAAAGATGGGACAAAACGTTGAAACACAACGTCTTTGTGACATGCCCGAGCATCATTAGCCTGTATCACAAGTTTTTGGGAGGCATCTATGCGCTCAATGCGCAAATTGCGTCGTGTCGCATCCAGGTCAGGTCAAAGAAGTACTATCACAGgttcttttttcactttgtcGATATGGTGGTTGTGAACAGCTGGCTGTTGTATCAGCGGGACTGTGATTCTCTGGATGTTCCAAAAAAGGAGCGGAAGGACTTGCTTGCTTTTAGAACATCAGTGGCGCAAGCGCTCTGCATGCAGTTCAATGAAATCTCCAGCGTAAAGAGGGAACCGCCGTCACCTGACGTGGAAAGGGAATTGCAAAAGAAGAGATTTCGGGGTCCATCTCGGGCTCTTCCAACCATGGAGGTCCGGTCAGATGCCGTGGGTCACTGGCCAATGACCGACAGTGAGCGGCAGCGCTGCAAGTTCAGTAAATGCAAGGGCCAGAGCGTCTACAAATGCTCAAAGTGCGGCATTCACCTGTGCCTCAACAAGCACAAGAACTGCTTCATAGAATTTCACAAGTAA
- the LOC116731672 gene encoding tektin-4-like — MVINENVIVLYFRKNEVIFGAFFAFFLCHRKNNPKMDCLQESEGKLTLPALADGISLSYNKPRPQKDHYVKLNEIFFSLHSNNIARVPLSVRDTMGHFTSRHMEISHWQAHIYELIRRIEREIICVEQAKETAEHCLQERQLYSQLLSDCVALSSSLCSEGMRQDPVFLKLKKEEQMTNESREVLQKQIFILLDKLSALKAVRSRLLHDFQDKVEAIKLTTKCITFEVDTPCSHIPAPSIKPNHVSYETWLSHCQNLKLTAENLLKDSSACRANLMFLLANLKDAYERQRNSTAEAIRRKIQELTKLQDSLNLEKQKILQEISDLNKDIQRLLQHIQNCESRLHQITHLLEILNQRPRFELCLDNPHNALVLERQDLAKMLAGLQSVLQLTQQNLAVAQKHLIFVEEKLLKNAQTLDVARKCQALHQSFRLAVDTSVVLGNKPRLCRITQSSSPHPDMQ, encoded by the exons ATGGTTATAAACGAGAACGTCATTGTTTTG TATTTCAGGAAAAACGAAGTtatttttggtgcattttttgccttttttttatgtcacaggAAAAATAATCCAAAGATGGATTGCCTGCAGGAATCAGAAGGTAAACTGACTCTCCCTGCCCTGGCTGACGGTATAAGTCTGTCGTACAACAAACCACGACCTCAGAAGGACCACTATGTGAAGCTGAATGAAATCTTCTTTTCCCTGCATAGCAATAATATTGCCCGG GTTCCTTTGTCTGTTCGTGACACAATGGGGCATTTCACATCCCGCCACATGGAGATCAGCCATTGGCAGGCCCATATTTATGAGTTAATCCGGCGGATAGAAAGAGAAATCATCTGTGTGGAGCAG GCGAAAGAGACGGCAGAGCACTGTCTCCAGGAGAGACAGCTGTACAGTCAGCTTTTGAGTGACTGCGTGGCTCTCAGCAGCAGCCTGTGCTCGGAGGGTATGAGACAGGACCCAGTCTTCCTCAAGCTGAAGAAAGAGGAGCAGATGACCAACGAGAGCAGAGAGGTGCTGCAGAAGCAGATCTTCATCCTACTCGACAAGCTAAG CGCTCTGAAGGCAGTCCGTTCTCGGCTGCTGCATGATTTTCAAGACAAGGTCGAAGCCATCAAACTCACCACCAAATGTATCACCTTTGAGGTGGACACCCCATGCTCTCACATACCTGCTCCCTCAATCAAACCAAACCATGTGAGCTATGAGACGTGGCTATCTCACTGCCAAAACCTGAAGCTGACagctgaaaacctgctgaagGACTCGTCCGCTTGCAGGGCAAACCTGATGTTCCTCCTGGCCAAT CTGAAAGATGCCTACGAGCGCCAACGCAACAGCACTGCAGAAGCAATCAGGAGGAAGATCCAGGAGCTGACCAAGCTCCAGGATTCACTGAACTTAGAGAAACAGAAG ATCCTGCAAGAGATTTCTGATCTGAACAAAGACATACAGAGACTGCTCCAACATATTCAGAACTGTGAGTCCAGGCTGCACCAGATCACCCACCTTCTGGAAATCCTCAACCAGAGACCCCGATTTGAGCTTTGCCTGGACAAT CCCCATAACGCTCTCGTTCTGGAGAGACAGGATCTGGCAAAGATGCTTGCTGGTCTTCAGTCGGTGCTGCAGCTCACCCA GCAGAACCTGGCCGTGGCACAGAAACATCTGATCTTTGTGGAGGAGAAACTGTTGAAAAATGCTCAAACGCTTGACGTGGCGCGGAAGTGCCAGGCCCTCCACCAGAGCTTCCGGCTGGCTGTCGACACATCTGTGGTTCTGGGTAACAAACCCAGGCTTTGTAGAATCACTCAGAGCTCCAGCCCTCACCCCGACATGCAGTAG